The Torulaspora globosa chromosome 8, complete sequence genome segment GACGTCGACGGCGGGACGCCTCTTCGCAGCTCGTAGCATACGCCCGCCCGGTAGCACGCGTCTGCGTGGTCGCTGCCGGCGGCCCGGCCGTAGTACTCCAACGCTCTCTCGTCATTGCGTGCCACGATATGCTTGTTTTTTATCTGCAGGTACGGCTGATGCGAGTACAGCGTGCCCATCAAGTACAGCGCGGGCCCCCATTTCAATCCGATCAGCTTCGCGAGcactttgaaagagtgCTCCAGGATCACCTTCTGGTTCTTCTGTCGTTCCTCGGGTCTCAGCTCCCGCTTCAGCTTCTCGGCGTTGATGTTGTAGTGGCTCAGAAACTCGTCGTCAAAGGCATACTCAAGCAGCGTCTCGCACCATTTCATCTGCACCTCGGGAGTGAACTTGGCCGAGTCGGCCACCGTTTGGCTGTATATCTCGTAGAACTTCAACCCGCTCGGCGAGAATTCCGACAGATCGCGTCGTCTCTCTCTCGGCGGCGACTCCTTCACATCCGTCTCTGTTCTATACGCCTTCTCCTGCAGCGCTCGCGTCTCAGATTCCTCGTACGGCGGAGGGAGCACCCGTTCTTGCCCTTCGCTGCTTCTCTCGGACTCAATCTGGAACGGACGATCGTATCTCCCGCTCACCGCCTCTGGGACGCCGTTGCCAGCCTGCCGTCTCGAAGATCCTGCACTCGTCGGTTTGTACGCCGGTACAGAGCCGATAACCTCCGTCACGTCATCCAGCGGGTACGGAGCCACCGGCTCCGCACCCGCGGCAGCTCTTGCGGCCGTTCTAGCCCCAGGCGGGAACATCTTGATGTGCTTCTCATAGCGGTTTTCGTGATACTGCTCGCGGTACATCGCTTCCCAAGAACTCGCTGTTGTTCAATTCAGGTTACCATCCAACACCACGGCCCTCCAACTCAGCAAGCACCCGCACCACACCGAAACTGGCTAACTGAACCTTCCTGGCGCCACTAACGCGCCTCTTTGAGTGCTTCAACCTCTTAAAGTTCATCAAACTTAGTTAAAGATTAGAGGTGTTGGCCGGGTAGCACTCTGAAACTTTCAGTCGATGATTTACACTCTATATAAAGAGGCTTCTTGCCAGAGATAGGCAGTTTATAAGGCGTTTTGGAGCTCATTGGAGTGTTTAGAAGGTTCATTTCGACTATGGTTTGGTGGCTGTCTGGCGGGAAGAAAGAGGAGGCAGAAAAGGCTGAAGATGGTGGACCGAAAAGCGATGCGAAGCAGGGACAATTGACCAACTATTCGAGGGGCCAGAGGATTTTGCTCGAGGATACGAAGCCCAGATTCAACGGTGAGACTTCGCAGAGCCAGCTGGCTGTTTCGCAGGAGGAAGCGAATTTTAGGAGAGCATGGAACTCGATATCGAAAGAGGACTTTTCGTTTGGCAAGCTGACGGCGATCCCCTG includes the following:
- the ACK1 gene encoding Ack1p (ancestral locus Anc_8.452), translating into MYREQYHENRYEKHIKMFPPGARTAARAAAGAEPVAPYPLDDVTEVIGSVPAYKPTSAGSSRRQAGNGVPEAVSGRYDRPFQIESERSSEGQERVLPPPYEESETRALQEKAYRTETDVKESPPRERRRDLSEFSPSGLKFYEIYSQTVADSAKFTPEVQMKWCETLLEYAFDDEFLSHYNINAEKLKRELRPEERQKNQKVILEHSFKVLAKLIGLKWGPALYLMGTLYSHQPYLQIKNKHIVARNDERALEYYGRAAGSDHADACYRAGVCYELRRGVPPSTSQDESLVMALNYYRRGADLCDNSACMYKLGMFYLYRPQFQDAPQAIEWFKRASRRGDSPQALYELGKIYEFSSLAPNIQQLLTDNGVKRQPSRALKCFYKCAIDCDYPLAQWKLGHCYEFGELHLPVVAKKSIAWYAKAALAKPKGNAMAMLALSGWYLTGATGVLRPNDNEAFRWARESCTASDGKLARAEYALAYYYENSIGCPRDLAKAKSHYQRAASIGHPKAINRLQVGF